A region of the Candidatus Thorarchaeota archaeon genome:
GAGAGTCACAGAAGATGATCACTTTGAGTGAAGTGATTAGAAATGATCTCTTCGGTGACTCTCAGGGAAAAGATTGTGCAGCTTGCACTTAAGAGGTCTGTCTCTGAGGCGGCGGTGATCTATTCTGTTGCTCGTTCCACCATCTATCGCTGGCTCCAGGCCTACTCTGCTCATGGTCGTACCGGCCTCGTGCCTCGTTCCACCGCCCCTCTCAGACCCCGGACTGTGCTTCAGCAACACCTCATTCGCAAGATCCTCGCGCTTCGCAGGCGCTACCACTATGGTCCTGTCCGGCTCGCGGCCGTCCTTGCGCGGCGTCAGGGGGTCTCACTCTCTCATATGACCGTCTATCGCCTCCTCAAGCGAGAGGGGCTGATACGCGCGCAGCGCCAACGCCGTCGGCGACGGTATAGGGCCTGGTCACGAGAACGCCCCAACGAACTGTGGCAGCTGGACTTCAAGGGACCGTACTGGAGAGGCGGGCGGCGTGTCTGGCGGCTGG
Encoded here:
- a CDS encoding DDE-type integrase/transposase/recombinase; translated protein: MTLREKIVQLALKRSVSEAAVIYSVARSTIYRWLQAYSAHGRTGLVPRSTAPLRPRTVLQQHLIRKILALRRRYHYGPVRLAAVLARRQGVSLSHMTVYRLLKREGLIRAQRQRRRRRYRAWSRERPNELWQLDFKGPYWRGGRRVWRLDVIDDASRYLLASVECERASSKMLLETMRRLVTKYGRPLQVLTDNGAVFASVRGGLSAFQQWCITMGIQHIRARRCHPQTLGKVERVHRTIDEERERLGLCLEEYLEYYNKERPHTSLLNRVPGELYWSVRRIQR